DNA from Candidatus Poribacteria bacterium:
TTACCGATGCACAGCTTGATGAACTCTTAGCGAAAGGCTACTTAATTGTCCCTGACTACTATTCAGGTGAACAACTGGCGGAGATGCAAGCTGCCCAACGCCGTGTACTCCCGACATGGGAAGAAGTTAAGGATGACCCACCCCCCGGTAGAGCGACTTTGACCGAATTCCCGCCCGCTGAAATGGCTTTATTACGTGCGATCGTGGACCACCATGCATGGGAATTCGCACGTAAATTTCTGAAAACGGAGCATATTCACTTCCGTGCTGGGTGTATGATTGCACGCTATCCCGGATTTAAAGGTCCCGGTGTCGATAGCGATCCGAGCAATTTACACATTGATAACGGCAACAACTCACTGCTACCACAATCCGAGAGTGCCCGTGAATTCGGACAACTCGGCTTTTGGGTACACCTTGAGGATGTTGACAAAGACCAAGCACCGCTTAGGCTACTTGCTAAGGAACACGGACGGGATACCTCGAAATACGAACCGCTTGTTTGCAAAGGTGGAACCCTCTGTATTTTTAACAACTATACATTGCATTCAGCGAGCGATTATCTGCGGGAAGATGGACAACGTTTTACATGGGGATTCGGTTTAGGACGCGCAGACCACTACTGGGAAGGTTTTCGACACTACACAGACAAAGGTCGAAATTCAACGTTCTCGAAATTCATCGGTACGTTGACAGCCGCGGAGCGTGAGATCTTTCGGTTTCCACCTGCTGGTCATCCATACTATACACCCCAAACGCTTGAGGCGTTAGAAGAACAGTATCCGGGTTGGAACACCCGCGGCGAATATTGAATCGAATACAATGAAAGTCATGATTCCGCCGATTAAGTGTCAGGGGATAAAAAGCAAACTTGTTCCTTTCATAAAGCGAGCTGTGGACTGGTCTTTTGAAGGTAGATGGATTGAACCCTTTATGGGGTCAGGCGTTGTTGGTTTCAA
Protein-coding regions in this window:
- a CDS encoding phytanoyl-CoA dioxygenase family protein; this encodes MPKKFTDAQLDELLAKGYLIVPDYYSGEQLAEMQAAQRRVLPTWEEVKDDPPPGRATLTEFPPAEMALLRAIVDHHAWEFARKFLKTEHIHFRAGCMIARYPGFKGPGVDSDPSNLHIDNGNNSLLPQSESAREFGQLGFWVHLEDVDKDQAPLRLLAKEHGRDTSKYEPLVCKGGTLCIFNNYTLHSASDYLREDGQRFTWGFGLGRADHYWEGFRHYTDKGRNSTFSKFIGTLTAAEREIFRFPPAGHPYYTPQTLEALEEQYPGWNTRGEY